From one Culex quinquefasciatus strain JHB chromosome 3, VPISU_Cqui_1.0_pri_paternal, whole genome shotgun sequence genomic stretch:
- the LOC6046355 gene encoding polymerase delta-interacting protein 2 has product MGFYVTQRMIRQFARPVCFQLSVRYFSVSDHQNTRLAEVGKLELPKAQGTYETGQLFLHRVFGYRGVILFPWLARVYDRDLPAQSKNGQQAEAITAAPAPPSGETPPNAGKEVQKKTHTFYQVLIDQRDCPYIRAQTEAVTFLGNQESSRSLYAIPGLDYVAHEDILPYSSGEQHPLQHELFDKFLAHQPDKDPPFVAQDTLRAWQKKNHPWLELSDVHKETTEGIRVTVIPFYMGCRETPAASVYWWRYCIRLENLGELSVQLRERHWRIFSLSGTLETVRGRGVVGQEPVLSPRLPAFQYSSHVSLQAPSGHMWGTFRMEREDGHMFDCRIPPFSLESKPDDNAAGGGTPAQDDNSSPGTGTPSSSSSDPPPAGGPSAA; this is encoded by the exons ATGGGTTTCTACGTGACACAGCGAATGATCCGGCAGTTTGCCCGACCGGTTTGCTTCCAACTTTCGGTGCGCTACTTCTCCGTCTCGGATCATCAGAACACACG CCTGGCGGAGGTCGGCAAGTTGGAGCTTCCGAAGGCGCAGGGAACGTACGAAACCGGCCAGCTGTTTCTGCACCGTGTGTTCGGCTACCGCGGGGTCATTCTGTTTCCGTGGTTGGCGCGGGTGTACGATCGGGATTTGCCGGCGCAGAGCAAGAACGGCCAACAGGCGGAAGCGATCACGGCCGCACCGGCTCCGCCGTCCGGAGAGACGCCACCGAACGCCGGCAAAGAGGTTCAGAAGAAGACGCACACGTTCTATCAGGTGTTGATCGACCAGCGCGACTGTCCGTACATCCGGGCGCAAACGGAAGCGGTTACGTTCCTGGGCAATCAGGAGTCCAGTCGCAGTTTGTACGCCATTCCGGGGCTTGACTATGTCGCACATGAAGACATTCTGCCGTACAGCTCGGGCGAACAGCACCCGTTGCAGCACGAACTGTTTGACAAGTTTTTGGCCCACCAACCGGACAAGGATCCGCCGTTTGTTGCACAGGACACGCTCAGGGCTTGGCAGAAGAAGAACCATCCCTGGCTGGAGCTGTCCGATGTGCACAAGGAGACCACGGAGGGCATCCGCGTCACGGTGATTCCGTTCTACATGGGGTGTCGCGAGACGCCGGCCGCTTCCGTTTACTGG TGGCGCTACTGCATCCGGCTGGAGAACCTCGGCGAACTGAGCGTCCAGCTGCGCGAACGACACTGGCGAATCTTCTCCCTCTCGGGCACGCTGGAAACGGTCCGTGGCCGGGGTGTCGTCGGCCAGGAACCCGTGCTCAGCCCCCGCCTGCCGGCCTTCCAGTATAGCTCGCACGTGAGCCTGCAGGCGCCGAGTGGCCACATGTGGGGCACGTTCCGCATGGAGCGCGAGGACGGCCACATGTTCGACTGTCGCATCCCGCCCTTTTCGCTCGAGAGCAAACCGGACGATAACGCTGCGGGGGGCGGTACACCGGCGCAGGACGACAACTCCAGCCCAGGAACGGGAACGCCGTCGTCGTCGAGTTCGGATCCGCCACCGGCTGGAGGACCGAGCGCGGCCTAA
- the LOC6046356 gene encoding dual specificity protein kinase Ttk translates to MFQPSKRLSDEADQQLDQPADTSSGKDSSEERSPRYVRATRSFQPKRVSELPPLESESDSDDDNNLNCAILNDSFLLTPSKGIEDMGSVPKAPKATPSEKENVSERTARIRLEDKLVKEADAVQEVAPPKSALKRVPLLERSQFEKQFSIFGQLDAKNPKARDSGISSTASSVLSAQIVEDQDSPKEVAATTEHKAHSSPKECQEISDKNKHLFVTPRDKFGPSQARAASSRLLTSTVTRKSRNTLENEFKSQKILFATPLATGLSRPLVTANDSLSLSLVDTPIKSKDRPLSPIVEQSRPTKRSTDQLFPVTPAPEKRSSPEPVVPPAPPIESVVDGPPASTKQPTTIAINGKDYQVLRKLGSGGSSSVFLAKQVGTGVECALKLVNLEGDASLVEGYLNETKLLAKLQGNENVVALYDYCHIPEAGQLFLVMEKGDCDLHKILQNYRKDIPLYTLMQVWYQMVQCVHYIHEHGVIHLDLKPANFLMVKGRLKLIDFGIASNIAFDSTSIMKFSQAGTFNYISPEALIDTSSENSPAGSQPRIKMSKKSDIWSLGCILYLLLYKRTPFAHIKNIYTKVNVITNPNTTIDYPALPSYYPPMMLEMLKRCLQYDPKTRASTADLLQFPFDMVIPIGAGMAAATTVTTK, encoded by the exons ATGTTCCAACCGTCGAAGCGGCTTTCGGATGAAGCCGACCAGCAGCTGGACCAGCCGGCGGACACGTCCAGTGGGAAGGACTCGTCGGAGGAACGGTCGCCGCGATATGTGAGGGCCACGAGGAG TTTTCAGCCGAAGAGGGTGTCGGAACTTCCCCCGCTGGAGTCGGAATCGGACTCGGACGATGACAACAA TTTAAATTGCGCGATTCTGAACGATTCCTTCCTGTTGACTCCCTCCAAGGGCATCGAAGACATGGGAAGTGTCCCGAAAGCCCCGAAAGCGACCCCATCGGAGAAGGAAAACGTTAGCGAAAGGACGGCACGAATACGGCTTGAGGACAAACTTGTTAAAGAGGCTGATGCCGTACAGGAAGTTGCGCCACCAAAGTCAGCGCTGAAGCGAGTCCCCCTGCTGGAACGCTCCCAGTTCGAGAAACAGTTTAGCATATTTGGCCAACTGGACGCAAAGAACCCGAAAGCGCGAGACTCCGGCATCAGCAGCACCGCGTCGTCCGTATTATCCGCACAAATCGTTGAAGATCAGGACTCCCCAAAGGAAGTGGCCGCCACCACAGAGCACAAAGCCCACTCATCTCCGAAGGAGTGCCAAGAAATCTCCGACAAGAACAAGCACCTGTTTGTGACGCCCCGGGACAAATTCGGCCCCAGCCAGGCGCGAGCAGCCTCCTCCAGATTGCTCACCTCGACGGTCACCCGCAAGTCGCGCAACACACTGGAAAACGAGTTCAAATCGCAAAAGATCCTCTTCGCGACGCCACTTGCCACGGGCCTGTCCCGACCGCTGGTAACGGCCAACGACAGTCTGTCACTCTCCCTGGTTGACACACCGATCAAGTCAAAGGATCGTCCCCTCTCGCCGATCGTCGAACAGTCGCGACCCACGAAACGCTCCACCGATCAACTGTTCCCGGTGACTCCGGCGCCGGAGAAGCGATCTTCGCCCGAACCGGTCGTTCCACCTGCTCCACCGATCGAATCCGTAGTCGACGGTCCACCGGCGTCGACGAAGCAGCCCACCACGATTGCCATCAACGGCAAGGACTACCAGGTGCTGCGGAAGCTCGGCTCCGGCGGTTCCAGTTCGGTGTTTCTCGCCAAGCAGGTCGGAACCGGCGTCGAGTGCGCCCTCAAGCTGGTGAACCTCGAAGGCGATGCCAGCCTGGTCGAGGGATATCTCAACGAGACGAAACTGCTGGCGAAGCTGCAGGGCAACGAGAACGTTGTGGCACTCTACGACTA CTGCCACATCCCCGAAGCGGGCCAGCTCTTCCTCGTGATGGAAAAGGGCGACTGCGATCTGCACAAGATTCTCCAAAACTACCGCAAGGACATCCCGCTCTACACGCTCATGCAGGTCTGGTACCAGATGGTCCAGTGCGTCCACTACATCCACGAGCACGGCGTCATCCACCTGGACCTGAAACCGGCCAACTTCCTCATGGTCAAGGGCCGTCTCAAGCTGATCGACTTCGGCATCGCCAGCAACATTGCGTTCGACTCGACCAGCATCATGAAGTTCTCCCAGGCCGGCACCTTCAACTACATCAGTCCGGAAGCCCTGATCGACACCTCGAGCGAAAACAGCCCCGCCGGATCCCAGCCCCGcatcaaaatgtccaaaaagtCCGACATCTGGTCGCTCGGATGCATCCTGTACCTGCTGCTCTACAAACGGACCCCGTTCGCCCACATCAAGAACATCTACACCAAGGTGAACGTCATCACGAACCCAAACACGACGATCGACTACCCGGCCCTGCCCAGCTACTATCCGCCCATGATGCTGGAGATGCTGAAGCGATGTCTGCAGTACGACCCCAAGACGCGGGCTTCCACGGCGGATCTGCTGCAGTTTCCGTTCGATATGGTCATTCCGATTGGGGCCGGGATGGCGGCGGCGACAACGGTGACGACCAAGTGA
- the LOC6046354 gene encoding GPN-loop GTPase 3: MRYGQLVMGPAGSGKSTYCATMQRHGHDDKRLIKVVNLDPAAERFDYQPFVDIRDLIQLDDAMEDEELHYGPNGGLVFCVEYLLENPDWLKNQLCGVGDDDDGEEGEVEAGVEEPDDDYILFDMPGQIELYSHLNAGRQLAKLLESWDFRLCSVFLVDSQFMIDGAKFLSGTMAALSVMANMELPHVNILSKMDLLSKTSRGQLDKYLEPDPQALLGEVSNESSWGRKYRKLSETIGLLIEDFSLVRFTPLNINDEENIADLLLMIDNVIQFGEDADVRTRDFDPPEPEEDDDPDKYYGE, encoded by the exons ATGCGTTACGGTCAGCTGGTGATGGGCCCCGCCGGCAGCGGGAAG TCCACATACTGCGCCACAATGCAGCGGCACGGTCACGACGACAAGCGGCTGATCAAGGTGGTCAACCTGGACCCGGCGGCGGAGCGCTTTGACTACCAGCCGTTTGTGGACATTCGCGATTTGATTCAGCTGGACGATGCGATGGAGGATGAGGAGTTGCACTACGGACCGAACGGGGGACTGGTGTTTTGCGTCGAGTATCTGCTGGAGAATCCGGACTGGCTGAAGAACCAGCTTTGTGGGGTTGGGGACGATGATGATGGGGAGGAGGGGGAGGTGGAGGCGGGGGTTGAGGAACCGGACGATGACTATATTCTGTTTGATATGCCTGGGCAGATCGAGCTTTATTCACATTTGAACGCGGGTCGGCAGTTGGCGAAACTGCTGGAGTCGTGGGACTTTCGGCTGTGTTCGGTATTTCTGGTTGATTCGCAGTTTATGATCGATGGGGCCAAGTTTTTGTCGGGGACGATGGCCGCGCTGAGTGTGATGGCGAACATGGAGTTGCCGCATGTGAATATTTTGAGCAAAATGGATTTGCTGAGTAAAACGAGCCGCGGGCAGTTGGACAAATATTTGGAGCCGGATCCACAGGCGCTGCTTGGGGAGGTCAGCAACGAGTCGTCGTGGGGTCGCAAGTACCGCAAGCTGTCCGAGACGATCGGGCTGTTGATTGAGGACTTTAGCTTGGTGAGATTTACGCCGTTGAACATCAACGACGAGGAGAACATTGCAGATTTGCTGTTGATGATCGATAACGTAATTCAGTTTGGGGAAGATGCCGATGTTCGTACGCGGGACTTTGATCCACCGGAACCTGAGGAGGACGACGACCCGGACAAGTATTACGGAGAGTGA